Proteins encoded by one window of Arachis hypogaea cultivar Tifrunner chromosome 1, arahy.Tifrunner.gnm2.J5K5, whole genome shotgun sequence:
- the LOC112800903 gene encoding fumarate hydratase 1, mitochondrial isoform X2, producing MLMRAAEILGHRRGEKFVHPNDHVNRSQSSNDTFPTVMHIAAAMEVNSRLIPNLKTLYSTLNAKSIEFKDIVKIGRTHTQDATPLTLGQEFSGYTTQVKYGIDRVIGTLPRMYQLAQGGTAVGTGLNTKKGFDAKIAAAVAEETRLPFITAENKFEALAAHDAFVETSGALNTIAASLMKIANDIRLLGSGPRCGLGELILPENEPGSSIMPGKVNPTQCEALTMVCAQVMGNHVAITVGGSNGHFELNVFKPMIASSLLHSLRLLGDSSASFEKNCVRGIQANRERISKLLHESLMLVTSLNPKIGYDKAAAVAKTAHKEGSTLKEAALKLGVLSSEEFDNLVVPEKMIGPTD from the exons ATGCTAATGAG AGCGGCAGAGATTCTTGGTCATAGGCGGGGCGAAAAGTTTGTGCACCCAAATGACCATGTCAACAGATCACAATCTTCCAATGATACTTTCCCAACT GTAATGCACATTGCAGCTGCCATGGAAGTAAACTCAAGACTAATCCCCAATTTGAAAACCTTATATTCTACACTAAATGCGAAG TCAATCGAATTCAAGGATATTGTCAAGATTGGACGCACTCATACTCAGGATGCAACACCTTTGACACTTGGACAGGAGTTTAGTGGGTATACTACTCAA GTGAAGTATGGCATTGATAGAGTGATTGGCACTTTGCCACGAATGTATCAG CTAGCGCAGGGTGGTACAGCTGTAGGGACTGGATTGAATACAAAGAAAGG GTTTGATGCAAAGATTGCAGCGGCAGTAGCTGAAGAAACAAGGCTGCCTTTTATCACAGCAGAAAATAAGTTTGAGGCCTTG GCTGCACATGATGCCTTTGTAGAAACAAGTGGTGCCCTCAACACCATTGCAGCTTCTTTAATGAAGATTGCTAATGATATACGGTTATTGGGAAG TGGTCCCCGTTGTGGCCTTGGTGAACTCATTCTTcctgaaaatgaaccaggaagcagtATCATGCCT GGGAAGGTTAACCCCACCCAGTGTGAGGCTTTGACAATGGTCTGTGCGCAG GTCATGGGAAACCATGTTGCCATCACAGTGGGTGGATCAAATGGTCATTTTGAGCTTAATGTGTTCAAACCAATGATTGCAAGTTCTCTGCTGCAT TCGTTGAGACTGCTTGGAGATTCATCTGCTTCCTTTGAAAAGAATTGTGTTAGAGGTATTCAAGCTAATAGGGAAAGAATTTCAAAGTTGCTGCATGAG TCATTGATGCTTGTCACATCCTTGAATCCA AAAATCGGTTATGACAAGGCAGCAGCGGTTGCAAAGACAGCCCACAAAGAGGGGTCTACTCTGAAG GAAGCTGCATTGAAGCTTGGAGTATTGAGCTCTGAGGAATTCGATAATCTTGTGGTACCTGAGAAAATGATTGGCCCAACTGATTGA
- the LOC140181132 gene encoding serine/threonine-protein phosphatase 7 long form homolog encodes MAEECSLYKFNGVAHVAGSINKEDVAYQLGLPMDGLPVSGCLTDFEKLMEEGKPVWEWFQELFGELPPQNKVKQYIVHFTWFHERFRVLPDDATEDIVRIYARAYIMILFSTQLFGDKSENRVHIRWLLFVARLNDMGSSSWGSAALAWLYRCMCCVANRNVTNLTGPLQLLQSWIFWRFSSLKPWGFDAYSFPLASKWATYLPTSDRKEEKVIQCRLSFDRLGDRDIVWEPYTLLDVIAVVHPEILTEEHSQLWRACTCLIYFAVIEGHQVDRVLPQLGGIQHKPVLASNIDRLHAKDGRGGDR; translated from the exons ATGGCAGAGGAATGCAGTCTTTACAAGTTCAACGGCGTTGCGCACGTTGCTGGTAGCATAAACAAAGAG GATGTAGCATACCAACTGGGGCTGCCCATGGATGGTTTACCTGTATCTGGGTGCCTTAcagattttgaaaagcttatggAAGAAGGCAAACCGGTGTGGGAGTGGTTTCAGGAACTGTTTGGCGAGCTCCCACCACAGAATAAGGTAAAGCAGTACATAGTCCATTTCACCTGGTTTCATGAGAGGTTCAGGGTGCTGCCGGATGATGCTACAGAGGACATCGTACGCATATATGCACGGGCTTATATTATGATACTGTTTTCCACTCAGTTGTTCGGTGACAAGAGTGAAAATCGGGTTCATATACGGTGGTTGCTCTTTGTAGCGAGGCTTAATGATATGGGCAGTTCTAGTTGGGGGTCAGCAGCGTTGGCTTGGCTATATCGTTGCATGTGTTGCGTGGCCAACAGAAACGTGACAAACTTGACAGGCCCCCTGCAGCTACTGCAGTCCTGGATTTTCTGGCGGTTTTCTAGCCTCAAGCCGTGGGGATTCGACGCCTATTCCTTCCCATTGGCTTCCAA GTGGGCCACCTACTTACCAACATCCGACCGCAAGGAGGAGAAAGTTATCCAGTGTCGCCTTTCGTTTGACCGCTTAGGTGATCGAGAT ATTGTTTGGGAGCCTTATACTTTGCTCGACGTGATTGCCGTTGTTCATCCAGAGATTCTCACAGAGGAGCACAGTCAGTTATGGCGCGCATGCACTTGCTTGATATACTTTGCCGTCATTGAGGGGCACCAGGTGGATAGGGTGCTCCCACAGCTGGGTGGCATTCAACACAAGCCTGTCCTGGCCTCGAATATAGACCGACTCCATGCCAAGGATGGGAGGGGTGGGGACAGATAG
- the LOC112800894 gene encoding peptidyl-prolyl cis-trans isomerase PASTICCINO1, translated as MAVNELDTEQDLAPSKKKPLSEDEKRKKKIVPGSLMKAVVRPGGGDSGPSDGDQVVYHSTVRTLDGVLVESTRSDYGGNGTPIRHVLGKSKILLGLLEGIPTMLKGEVAMFKMKPQMHYGEDDCPISAPDSFPKEDELHFEIELIEFFKAKVVTDDLGVVKKVINEGQGWESPREPYEVKAWISAKTATGKLIMSHTKGEPYFFTFGKSEVPKGLEMGIGTMTREEKAVIYVTSQYLTQSPLMPVIEDYDEVQFEVELVHFIQVRDMLGDGRLIKRRIRDGKGDFPMDCPLHDSLLRVHYKGTIVNEENRVFYDTRVDNDGEPLEFCSGEGLVPEGFEMSVRLMLPGEIALVSCPPDYAYDKFPRPANVPDGAHIQWEIELLGFEMPKDWTGLDFNSIMNEAEKIRNTGNRLFKEGKYELAKAKYEKVLREFNHVNPQDDEEGKIFADTRNLLHLNVAACYLKVGECRKSIETCNKVLEAKPAHVKGLYRRGMAYMANGDFEEARNDFKMMMKVDKSAEPDATAALSKLKQKEQEVERKARKQFKGLFDKKPGEISGVKADEDGNPSTSENQDSEEHSDADGTNLEDSHEAAPDARPRSWISLFWPTGKRIFESLGLQRCTIL; from the exons ATGGCTGTGAATGAATTAGACACAGAACAAGACCTTGCACCATCAAAGAAGAAGCCACTTTCTGAGGATGAGAAGAG gaagaagaaaattGTGCCTGGGAGTTTGATGAAAGCAGTTGTGAGGCCTGGTGGTGGTGATTCTGGACCTTCAGATGGTGatcag GTTGTTTATCATTCCACAGTTCGAACATTAGACGGAGTGCTTGTGGAATCTACTAGGTCTGATTATGGAG GCAACGGCACACCAATAAGACATGTTTTAGGCAAAAGCAAGATATTATTGGGCTTGCTGGAAGGAATCCCAACAATGTTGAAGGGTGAAGTGGCAATG TTCAAGATGAAGCCTCAGATGCACTATGGTGAGGATGATTGTCCTATTTCTGCTCCTGATAGTTTTCCAAAGGAGGATGAACTTCACTTTGAAATTGAGCTGATAGAATTTTTCAAAGCCAAG GTTGTTACTGATGATTTGGGAGTTGTGAAAAAG GTTATTAATGAAGGTCAGGGTTGGGAATCTCCAAGAGAACCTTACGAAGTGAAGGCTTG GATTTCAGCAAAGACAGCTACAGGGAAATTGATTATGTCACATACAAAAGGAGAACCATACTTCTTTACATTTGGAAAATCAGAG GTACCTAAAGGTCTTGAAATGGGAATAGGAACAATGACTCGGGAAGAGAAGGCTGTTATATATGTTACAAGTCAGTATTTAACTCAGTCTCCACTGATGCCTGTAATAGAAGATTACGATGAAGTGCAGTTTGAGGTGGAGCTCGTCCACTTTATTCAA GTGAGGGACATGCTTGGAGATGGGCGCCTAATAAAGCGCCGCATTCGTGATGGCAAAG GTGACTTCCCAATGGATTGCCCTCTTCATGACAGCCTACTTCGTGTACATTACAAGGGCACGATTGTCAATGAAGAAAATAGAGTATTCTACGATACAAGAGTTGATAATGATGGTGAGCCTTTGGAGTTCTGCTCTGGAGAAGGTCTG GTGCCAGAAGGATTTGAAATGAGTGTTCGCTTGATGCTTCCTGGAGAGATAGCTCTTGTCTCATGCCCCCCTGACTATGCATATGATAAGTTTCCAAG GCCAGCAAATGTCCCTGATGGCGCTCATATTCAATGGGAGATTGAACTTCTTGGTTTTGAAATGCCAAAG GACTGGACTGGATTGGACTTTAATAGTATAATGAATGAGGCTGAGAAGATCAGAAACACG GGTAACAGGCTATTCAAAGAAGGAAAATATGAACTTGCAAAGGCAAAGTATGAAAAG GTGCTACGAGAGTTTAATCATGTTAATCCACAAGATGATGAAGAAGGAAAAATATTTGCAGATACACGG AATTTGTTACACCTTAATGTTGCTGCGTGCTATCTGAAAGTAGGAGAATGCAGAAAGTCCATTGAGACTTGCAACAAG GTTTTGGAAGCAAAGCCTGCACATGTCAAGGGTTTATATCGTCGTGGAATGGCCTACATGGCTAATGGAGATTTTGAAGAAGCAAGGAATGATTTCAAAATG ATGATGAAAGTTGACAAGTCTGCTGAACCTGATGCAACTGCAGCTCTTTCGAAATTGAAGCAGAAGGAACAG GAAGTTGAGAGGAAAGCTCGGAAACAATTTAAAGGGCTTTTCGACAAGAAGCCTGGAGAGATTTCAGGAGTCAAAGCTGATGAAGATGGAAATCCAAGTACAAGTGAAAACCAGGACAGTGAAGAACACAGTGACGCCGATGGAACAAATTTAGAGGATTCTCATGAAGCTGCACCTGACGCACGTCCAAGGAGTTGGATCTCTCTCTTTTGGCCTACTGGCAAAAGAATTTTTGAGTCTCTTGGTCTGCAAAGATGTACCATACTGTGA